One genomic window of Fusarium keratoplasticum isolate Fu6.1 chromosome 3, whole genome shotgun sequence includes the following:
- a CDS encoding Oxidored-FMN domain-containing protein, protein MAPERIENVAAKGISYYTPAQDPPAGTQLNGSTKLFTPITIRGVTFPNRLFLSPLCQYSADNGYATDWHLTHLGGIIQRGPGLAIAEATAVQRLGRSTPEDLGIWEDGHIEPLKRIVEFAHSQSQKIGIQLQHAGRKGSGVTPWLRGNGVAVKEAGGWPDEIVAPSAIPQVEGVNPIPKALTAEEIEELKTAYAEAAQRAVKAGFDVLEIHAAHGYLLHQFLSPVSNRRTDAYGGSFENRTRLLLEIVERIRAVIPETMPLFVRISATDWFEFDEKLNQEFPESWTVGQSGQLASLLADRGVDLVDVSSGGIHTKSAIAIRPGPGYQVHLAQAIKKAVGDKVLVSAVGGIKTGTLAEEVLQSGIDVVMAGRWFQQNPGLVDAFARELGVEVKMANQIGWGFRGRGKKATKI, encoded by the coding sequence ATGGCGCCGGAAAGAATTGAAAACGTTGCCGCCAAGGGTATTTCCTACTACACTCCAGCCCAAGATCCCCCCGCAGGCACACAACTCAACGGATCTACCAAGCTCTTCactcccatcaccatccgCGGCGTCACATTTCCCAACCGCCTTTTTCTCTCCCCCCTGTGTCAGTATTCGGCCGATAATGGATACGCAACTGATTGGCACTTGACCCATCTCGGTGGCATCATTCAACGTGGTCCAGGGCTAGCGATTGCCGAGGCGACCGCTGTACAGCGCTTGGGTCGCAGTACACCCGAAGACCTCGGTATCTGGGAAGATGGTCACATCGAGCCGCTGAAACGTATCGTCGAGTTCGCGCACAGTCAGAGTCAAAAGATTGGCATTCAACTACAGCACGCGGGTCGCAAAGGCAGTGGCGTCACACCTTGGTTGAGAGGCAATGGTGTGGCTGTCAAGGAAGCTGGCGGATGGCCAGACGAAATCGTTGCTCCTTCAGCAATTCCCCAAGTCGAGGGAGTCAACCCAATCCCCAAGGCTCTGACCGCGGAGGAGATTGAAGAGCTGAAGACGGCCTATGCAGAGGCTGCACAAAGGGCGGTCAAGGCTGGTTTCGATGTCCTCGAGATCCACGCCGCCCACGGATATCTACTCCATCAATTCTTGAGCCCCGTCAGCAACCGCCGGACAGATGCCTATGGAGGAAGTTTTGAGAACAGAACGAGACTTTTGTTGGAGATTGTGGAGCGAATTCGAGCCGTCATTCCCGAAACCATGCCGCTCTTTGTCCGCATCAGCGCTACGGATTGGTTCGAATTCGACGAAAAGTTGAACCAAGAGTTTCCGGAGAGCTGGACTGTTGGCCAGTCAGGACAGCTTGCATCCTTGTTGGCCGATCGAGGTGTTGATTTGGTAGACGTCAGCTCAGGTGGTATCCACACCAAGTCTGCGATCGCCATCAGGCCAGGACCCGGTTATCAGGTCCATCTGGCCCAGGCGATCAAGAAGGCTGTGGGAGACAAAGTGCTCGTCTCTGCCGTTGGTGGCATCAAGACGGGTACCCTCGCCGAAGAAGTCTTGCAGTCTGGTATTGACGTGGTCATGGCTGGACGGTGGTTCCAGCAGAATCCTGGACTGGTCGATGCGTTTGCTAGGGAACTGGGTGTCgaggtgaagatggcaaacCAGATTGGCTGGGGCTTTAGGGGTCGTGGAAAGAAGGCAACCAAGATCTAG
- a CDS encoding MFS domain-containing protein, whose translation MPAENRNPQQSNETPPVEPTKNADPGSGEKSPPADVEPALQPALLPDEGSEDSESDKYLHGMPLILMALSLMIGVLTVALDNSIISTAIPKMTSEFNSLSDVPWYGTIYLLAQMSFQPTFGKMYTFFNLKWIYLGAGVLFEVGSIICAAAPNSAAFILGRAVAGFGASGLYCGSMIIITQIVEMRKRPLFLGIISSMFGVASVIGPALGGVFTHSERLTWRFCFWINLPLGGLTGAIICFYYPSTLGGAVNKDRPLKQKILGLGLKSAVILTATLVCLFLALQWGGTVYPWRDSRVWGCLLGFGFLLILFSYIQVRQKEDALIPLRILSQRSVLLGCLFSCLLQGAMMTQAYHLPFYFQAVKGDDPQESGINILPHGVTVSIATLISGTCMTLSGYYVPFMWFGAALFTTGGGLLYTLSQTSPIGRWFGFQLMAGAGYGTTVQIPIFAIQVVLSTADIPLGTTMVIIAQSFGGAVGLAIAQNVFQNFLSQELNKIRGIDVAAVVAAGGVELEKVVPSSLLALVRDAFQVAIANAFLVAVGLGGVAFLASLGMERKRINKSKSS comes from the exons ACCAAGAATGCAGATCCAGGCTCAGGGGAAAAGTCTCCACCAGCAGACGTGGAACCTGCACTTCAACCGGCACTCTTGCCAGATGAGGGATCTGAAGACTCGGAAAGCGACAAGTATCTTCACGGAATGCCTCTAATCCTCATGGCGCTATCTTTAATGATTGGTGTCTTGACAGTTGCCTTGGACAACAGTATCATCT CTACTGCTATCCCAAAGATGACAAGCGAGTTTAACAGTCTCAGCGACGTTC CCTGGTATGGCACCATTTATCTTCTCGCTCAAATGTCCTTCCAGCCGACCTTTGGCAAGATGtacaccttcttcaacctgAAATGGATCTATCTCGGTGCCGGTGTTCTTTTCGAAGTTGGTTCCATCATCTGTGCCGCTGCCCCAAACTCGGCAGCTTTTATCCTCGGCAGAGCCGTGGCTGGATTTGGAGCTTCAGGCCTTTACTGCGGTTCCATGATTATCATAACGCAAATTGTCGAGATGCGAAAACGGCCACTGTTTCTTGGTATTATCAGCAGCATGTTTGGGGTTGCTTCCGTCATTGGACCTGCACTCGGAGGGGTCTTTACTCATTCAGAGCGTCTCACATGGAGATTCTGCTTCTGGATCAATCTGC CACTCGGCGGCTTGACGGGGgccatcatctgcttctACTATCCTTCCACGCTTGGAGGGGCTGTCAACAAGGACCGCCCGTTGAAGCAAAAGATTTTGGGTCTAGGCCTCAAGAGCGCTGTCATTCTAACAGCAACCTTGGTGTGCTTATTTCTCGCTCTTCAATGGGGAGGCACTGTCTATCCTTGGCGTGATTCTCGCGTCTGGGGTTGTCTCCTTGGATTTGGGTTCCTCTTGATCTTGTTTAGCTACATACAAGTCCGACAAAAGGAAGA TGCCTTGATCCCTCTCCGTATTCTATCTCAGCGATCTGTCTTACTGGGCTGCCTCTTTTCCTGTTTGCTCCAAGGTGCAATGATGACACAAGCCTATCATTTGCCCTTCTACTTTCAAGCCGTCAAGGGCGACGACCCTCAAGAATCCGGTATCAATATTCTTCCTCACGGTGTCACGGTCTCCATCGCCACCTTGATCAGCGGTACCTGTATGACTCTTTCGGGTTACTACGTACCATTTATGTGGTTCGGTGCAGCTCTCTTCACCACTGGTGGTGGTCTCTTATACACGCTATCTCAGACCAGTCCAATCGGACGTTGGTTCGGGTTTCAGCTCATGGCTGGTGCTGGATATGGAACGACAGTACAGATTCCCATCTTCGCCATCCAGGTGGTGCTCAGCACCGCCGATATTCCCCTCGGAACAACCATGGTCATCATTGCTCAGAGTTTCGGAGGAGCAGTTGGTCTCGCCATTGCCCAGAACGTGTTTCAAAACTTTCTAAGCCAggagctcaacaagatcaGAGGCATCGATGTAGCAGCAGTGGTGGCAGCGGGAGGAGTAGAGCTTGAGAAGGTTGTGCCGAGCAGCCTACTTGCTCTCGTCAGGGACGCTTTCCAGGTGGCTATTGCTAACGCATTTCTCGTTGCTGTTGGTCTCGGAGGTGTTGCGTTCCTTGCTAGCCTTGGCATGGAGAGGAAGCGAATCAACAAGTCCAAGAGTAGCTAA